TCGGCATCGATCGCGACGGCCGAGGGCAGCCGCTTCACCGGCTATCAGCAGCATTATTTCCTGATGCGCCACGCCGTCTTCCTTGCCATAGGCGTCGGCATCGGCCTTGCCGCCTTCCAGTTGTCGATGGCGCAGTGGCAGCGGCTGGCGCCGGCCCTGTTCGTATCGGGCGTGGTGCTGCTGGTGGTCGTGCTGATCCCCGGGCTGGGCCGGGAAGTCAATGGCGCGCAGCGCTGGCTGGGCTTTGGCCCGATCAATCTGCAGCCGTCCGAGCTGATGAAGATCTTCGCCGCCCTCTACGCGGCCGACTACACGGTGCGCAAGCTCGACGTGATGGGCAGCTTCCGCCGCGGCTTCCTGCCGATGATGGCGGTGATCCTGTTCGTGGGCTTCCTGCTGCTGCGCGAACCCGACTTCGGCGCCTTCGTCGTGATCACGACGATCGCCTTCGGCGTGCTGTTCCTCGGCGGCGTGAACGTGCGCGTGTTCGCGCTGCTGGCGGTGGTGGCGGTGATCGGCTTCATCATCCTGATCTGGACCTCGCCCTACCGCCGCGACCGCCTGTTCGGCTTCATGGACCCGTGGCAGGACGCCTTCGGCAAGGGCTACCAGTTGTCGCATGCGCTGATCGCCTTCGGCCGCGGCGAGTGGTTCGGCGTCGGCCTCGGTGCCAGCGTGGAGAAGCTCTTCTACCTGCCCGAAGCGCACACCGACTTTCTGCTCGCGGTGATCGCCGAGGAACTGGGCCTGGCCGGCGTGCTGGTCGTCGTCGCGCTGTTCGCGCTGCTGGTGCAGCGCGCCTTCGTGATCGGGCGCGAGGCGATCAAGCTCGAGCGCTACTTCTCCGGCCTCGTCGCGCAGGGCATCGGGCTGTGGTTCGGCGTGCAGTCCTTCATCAACATGGGCGTGAACATGGGTCTGCTGCCGACCAAGGGCCTCACGCTGCCGCTGATGAGCTTCGGCGGTTCGGGCATCGTCGCCAACTGCGTGGCGCTCGCCATCCTGCTGCGCGTCGACTGGGAAGTGCGCCAGCTCAAGCGGGGTGCGACGCCATGAAGACGCTGATGGTCATGGCCGGCGGCACCGGCGGCCACATCTTCCCGGGCGTCGCGGTGGCCGACACGTTGCGCGCCAAGGGCTGGCGCATCGTCTGGATGGGCAATCCGGACGGCATGGAGGCGCGCATCGTGCCTCAGCGCGGCTACGACGCCGCCTGGGTACGCTTCGGCGCGCTGCGCGGCAAGGGCCTGCTGCGCAAGCTGATGCTGCCGCTCAACCTGCTGTCGGGCTTCGTCCAGGCGCTGCGCGAACTGCGTCGCGCCCGCCCCGACGTGGTGCTGGGCATGGGCGGCTACATCACCTTTCCCGGCGGCATGATGGCGGCCCTGCTGGGGCAGCCGCTGGTGCTGCACGAGCAGAACTCGGTGGCGGGCCTCGCCAACCGCGTTCTCGCCAGCGTGGCCGATTGCGTGCTGTCCGGTTTCCCCGACGTGCTGAAGGGGGCGAGCTGGGTCGGCAATCCGGTACGCGACGAGATCACCGAGGTGGCGCCGCCGGCCGAACGCTTCTCGGTGCGCAGCGGCCCGC
This DNA window, taken from Thauera sp. K11, encodes the following:
- the ftsW gene encoding putative lipid II flippase FtsW, yielding MNTRASTRPPLRPGSLLGALNPFRRRAGGEAARAAGRLARPIGPAHELDLVLIWSAAGLLLLGLVMVYSASIATAEGSRFTGYQQHYFLMRHAVFLAIGVGIGLAAFQLSMAQWQRLAPALFVSGVVLLVVVLIPGLGREVNGAQRWLGFGPINLQPSELMKIFAALYAADYTVRKLDVMGSFRRGFLPMMAVILFVGFLLLREPDFGAFVVITTIAFGVLFLGGVNVRVFALLAVVAVIGFIILIWTSPYRRDRLFGFMDPWQDAFGKGYQLSHALIAFGRGEWFGVGLGASVEKLFYLPEAHTDFLLAVIAEELGLAGVLVVVALFALLVQRAFVIGREAIKLERYFSGLVAQGIGLWFGVQSFINMGVNMGLLPTKGLTLPLMSFGGSGIVANCVALAILLRVDWEVRQLKRGATP
- the murG gene encoding undecaprenyldiphospho-muramoylpentapeptide beta-N-acetylglucosaminyltransferase; this encodes MKTLMVMAGGTGGHIFPGVAVADTLRAKGWRIVWMGNPDGMEARIVPQRGYDAAWVRFGALRGKGLLRKLMLPLNLLSGFVQALRELRRARPDVVLGMGGYITFPGGMMAALLGQPLVLHEQNSVAGLANRVLASVADCVLSGFPDVLKGASWVGNPVRDEITEVAPPAERFSVRSGPLRLLVVGGSLGAAVLNETVPQALARLPAQSRPTVVHQAGEKQLEALRAAYAAAGVEGDLRPFIDDMARAYAEADLVVCRAGALTVAELAAVGAASLLVPFPHAVDDHQTGNARFLADKDAAWLLPQNELTAERLAGILASADRQRLLRMAENARAQARPRATEAVARVCEELAGGGNP